In Paludibaculum fermentans, the genomic stretch CTTCGTAGGTGGCGCTCTTTTCACCGGCCTTGACCGGGACCATGATCTCCGTGAGGATCTCGTTGGGCAGGAGGGCCACTTCGCGGGCGTCGTTGTTCGAGGGCGCGACGAAGAACTTCGCCGCATCCACTTCCCGGGTGCCGCCGGCCGAAGCCAGCTTCACCTTGGCGCCCATGGCTACCAGCGCGGGTCCGAAGCTCGAGGCGGAGACGAACTTAGCCGCTCCATCGCCGAAGATGGCGTGGTAGCGGTTGTCGCCTTCGATCACGAGGTCCTTCCCTTCGTGTTTGGGCAGCAGGCCGAAGCCGGCGCGGAAATACCAGCAGCGGGGCCGCTGGCACAGGTCGCCGCCCACCGTACCCATGTTGCGGATCTGCGGGCTGGTGATGCCGTGGGCAGCTTGCGTGAGCGCGGGGAGGGCGGCGCGGACAATCGCGTTGGAGAGCAGTTCGTCCACCGTCACCGCCGCTCCGATGCGCACGCCGGTGGCGGTCTTGGTGATGCCCTTCAACTCAGCGATTTCCTTGATGTTGACCACCCGCTTGGGGGCCACTACGCCGTCCTTCATCAGGCTCAACAGGTCAGTGCCGCCGGCCAGCACCGCCGCGTCGTCCCACCCCGAACCCAGCAGGGCCAGGGCTTCTTTCAGCGTTTTCGGACTTGCGTACTCGAAGGGTTGCATCAGGACTTCCTCCCGCTCAGCGCGTCCAGGACATTCATCGGGCTCATGGGCACCGTGGGCACCCGCGTGCCGATGGCGTTGGCCACCGCGTTCGAGATGGCCGCGATGCCGCCGATGGCCGGGGGTTCGCCCAGGCCGATCACGCCGCGCTTGTCGTTCAATTCATCGATTTCAAAGTGGACCACAATCTCGCCGATATCTTTGATGCCGGCCAGTTTGTAGAACTCCATATCCGCATTGAGCATGCGGCCGGTGAGCTCGTCCATGATGCGCTCTTCCATGAGAGCGCCGCAGATGGACATGATGCAGGCGCCGAAGACCTGGCTTTCCGCCGTCTTCGGATTGACGACCAGGCCGATGTCCTGGACGGCCACCAGCTTGTTCATCTTAACGACGCCGGTTTCCACATCGACGCTGACGTCGGCAATCTGCACGCCGCCCACGCCGCCCGTGTTCAGGCCTTCCTTGGCCGCCTCGCGGGGCACGTTGGAACCCGTCTCGGAGACGGTCTTCACGCCCAGCTTCTGGCAGGCCGCTTTCCAGGTCAGGCTCTTGGTAGCGTTGCCCTTCACCTGGATCTTGCCGTCCACCGCTTCGAGCTGGTCGGCCGGTGCGCCGAGTCCGCCGGCCACTTCGGCCAGCAGCTTGTCGAGCGCATTGACGGTCGCCTTGCGGGTGGACGAGGTGACGCCGCCCACGGTGGTGGATCCGCCCGATGTGCCCGACGGGGGATAGTTCGTATCGCCCAACTTGACGCGGATGTCAGGAACCCGCAGCCCCAGGGTCTCGGCCGCCACCTGCGCGATGATCGTGCGGGTGCCGGTGCCCAGGTCCTGCGAACCGAGTTCGACTTCCACGGTACCGTCGGGATGGATGGTGGTGCGCGCCGTCGAGTCGTGACCCGCGCCGCCCCACGTATTCACGCCGATGCCCAGGCCGCGCTTGATGGGGCCCTTGCCCGCATCGCCGCGCGGATGCCACAGCTTCTTCCAGTCGGAGAGTTCCGCGGCCTTCTTCAACTGGCGGACGTAGGTGTCTTCCCGCTGCGTCAGGTTGGCGTTCTTGATGAACATGTCCAGCGGGTCCATCTTGAGCTTGGCCGCCAGATCTTCCAGCGGAGCGCACGTCAGATAGGACGCCTGCTGGTGGTTGGGAGCGCGCCAGGCGCGGATGGGTGCCGTGTTCAGGCTGACCGCGGTGTGGTTCTGGCGCCGGTTGGGCACCTTCGTGAAGACATACGGGATGGGTGGGGATCCGCCGCCGCCGATACCGCCGGAGGCCCAGCTTTCGCTCTGCCACACGGTGAGGGTGCCGTCCTTCTTGGCGCCGAGCTTCACGTTCAGGAAGCCGGAGGGGCGGCAGCCGGCGATCATCAGTTCCGTCGGCCGATCCAGGAACAGCTTGACGGGCTTGCCGCCGGCGGCCTTGGAGAGTTGCGCCGCTTCCACACCCCAGCGGTCGGGCTGGAACTTGGAGCCGAAGCCGCCGCCGACGTGGTCCTGATGGACATGGATGTCGGTGGTGGGGATGCTCAGCAGGCGGGCGAGGTCGCCGCGGATGCTGGTGACGGATTGGGTGGAAGGGTTGAATTCGACTTTGCCGTCGGCACCCCAGCCGATGACCTGGCCGTGGGGCTCCAGGCAGCAGTGGGTCAGTGTCGGAATGCCGTAGCTGGCTTCCAGCGTGACGTCGGCTTCCTTCATCGCCTGGTCGGGGTCGCCTTCAAGCTGTTCGCCCGCCGGCTTGGCGCGGGTCCGCACCTTCTTGAGATCATTCTCGACTACGACGTGCGGCATGATGTCGTACTCGATCTTGATTTTCTGGACTGCGTCGCGGGCGGCCAGTTCCGTGCTGGCGGCGACCACGGCAATCTCCCAGCCGGCCCATTGGATTTCGGTGCCGGCCGGCGCGATGACGCGAACGGCGGCGACTCCGGCGTGTTTTTCGGCGGCGCTGGTGTCGATGGACTTCACCTTCGCGTGGGCGAACGGAGAGGTGAGCAGGACGGCATGCAGCATGCCCGGTTTGTTCAGGTCGGAGTTGTATTTCGCGCGGCCGGAGGCCTTCTCGATGCCATCGGTGCGGCTGAGGCGCTGCCCGATCACCTTCCGGCTGGCCATGGGCGGCCAACTGTAATTAGGCATTCGAGCCTCCCTTCATCATCTTGGCTGCTTCGAGGACGGCCTTGCGGACACCGACGTAGGTGCCGCAGCGGCAGAGATTGCCGCCGAGACCATCCTTGACCTGCTCGTAGGTCGGGTTGGGGGTGTGATCCAGAAATGCTTTTGACGCGACGACAAAGCCCGGTGTGCAATAGCCGCACTGCTGGGCGTCGTTGTTCACGAAGGCCTGCACGACGGCATGGGGCTTGCCGCCCGACATGGCAAATCCTTCGATGGTGGTGATCTGTTTGCCCTGTGCGTCGATGGCGAGGATGGAGCAGGCGTAGGAGACTTTGCCGTTGACGAGGACGGAGCAGGCGCCGCAGGTGCCGCGATCGCAGACGCGCTTGGCGCCCGTGATATCGAGTTGGTTGCGCAGTGTGTCGAGCAGCGTTTCGCGCGGCTCCACCGTGGCCTTCATTGGCTTTCCGTTAATGTTCAGGGTGATCGCTACCGCGCCCGGTCCCATGACGCCTGGAGGCGTTTGGGCCTGGGCCTGCTCTGGAAGCAGAGCTGGAGCAACGGCTCCGGTGACACCGATGCCCTGCATGAAACCGCGGCGGGAGAAACCGCGGCCTTTTCGCTTTTCCCGGTTCTCGGGATCGAGGATTTCACTCACGAACGAACCCCTTCCTTCCGCGTCCCGGCGCCAATTGCGCGCCTGACTCGAATCAGTAGAATTGTACCCGATTCAGACTGGCGCGATTGGGTTTACGAGACGAGGGTCTGAAACCGGCGAAGGGACACAAATGCAAGCACTTTGGCGAGGTGAGCGGGTATGGAAAGGGAGCGCGGCGTCAGGTGCTGAGACGATTCAGTGCGCACGGGGCAGATTATCGGGGGATAGGTGGAAGCGGTTCTCGGTGGAACTGACTGTTGGGGCGCACACGCGCACCAGCGCTAATGTGTGGTGGCCCGCTGGCTGTGACAGAAGCGGCGCGCGGGTGCGGCGCGCGCCCATTCCAACTAGTTCGGCCGGGAGTTGACCCGGCGCACCCAGACTTCCAGTTGTTGCGCCTGGGCGGGCTCAACCACCTTGCTCTTGGCGTCTTCTTCTGACCCATGGACCACCAGGCGCAGCAGGCTCTGCTGGAACTTCATGATCGCTTCGAGATCTTTCACCGATTGCTCCATACTGCATTTCTCATCGGCCCATTCGCCCGGCTTGAATAGGGATTGTTGCTCCCCGCACCGAAAAAACTTTGAACTCAAGAAGCCGGCTGGGTGGGGAAACGAGGAAAGGTGGGGAACAGGGTTGGGGGAGGAGAGGAGTAGCAGTTCAGGGAAGTAGGAGACAACCGCGCTTCTTGAGTTCGCCCTGTGGATTCACAGTCCTTTCTAAAGCAGGCGTCGGACCAAATGCGATCCACGTAAACTCAAGCACTTACGCCGGGCACTCCGTCCCGTTTCGGAACTGGGTGTCAAAACGGAACCCGGAAATGCACACCGGCCCGGATGCCGTTGAACATCCGGGCCGGTTGGGTTTGTTCCGCAGCGGCAGTCTAGAACGTGAGCTTGGCGCCCAATTGCATGTTGCGGCCGCCGCCGGCTCCGGTGATGAAGCCGAAGTTCGCGTTCCCGAGCGTGGTGTTCGGGTTGTTGAACTGCGCGGTGTTCGTGATGCCGAACGATTCGGCGCGAATTTCCAGGCCCATGCGTTCAGAGATCCTGAAGATCTTGAAGAGCGAGAAATCCAGGTTGAAGAAGCCCGGTCCGCTGAAGTTGTTCCGGCCCAGGTTGCCGAAGACGCCGGTTTCCGGAGCCGCGAAACTGCCGGTGCTGAACCAGGGATTGCCCACGTTGATCCCGTGCAGGACTTCGATGGGCGCGATCTGATTCGGAGACTGGCTGTTGCCCGGAGCCGACAGGCCCGCGGCGCTGTAGCTGAAGTTCACAGGCATACCAGACATGAGAGTCAGGACGCCGTTGACCTTCCATCCGCCCAGGCCATGGGAGGCCCAGCCCGAGTTCAGGAAAGGGTGGCCCTTGCCGATGGGCAGTTCGTACACATAGCTCTGGACGAACGTGTGGGTACGATCCCAGTTGGTGCGGGCATAGTTGCGGCGGAAGTTGATGTAGTAAGCCGCACCGCCGTCGTCGCCGTCCTGGAACGCCATGCCCTTACCGTATGTGTACGCGGTGGTCATGGTGAGGCCAGTCTGGAAACGGCGGTCCAGTTTCACCTGCAGGGCATTGTACATGGAGGAGAAGCCGGCGAACAGCAGGTTGGTGGAGGCCGTGCGGCCGAACGGTCCAAACTGCGGCAGGCCGTTGTTCCCCTGGCCGACGACGGTGGCGGCGTTCAGGTTGTAGTTCAGGCCGGTGTTCACGCCGTGGTTGCCGACGTAGGTGACGTCGAGGGCGAGCTGCATCGGCAACTGGCGCTGGATGGCGAAGTTCCAACTGATGACGTGGGGATTCTTGTAGCCCGGATTCACGACGAAATAGGCCTGATTCTTGTCGGGGTTCGTGATGATTCCGCTATCCGGGATGGGCACCTGGATGGGGGCAGGGAAGCCCTTCTGGAAGGTGGCGACGGAGCCGTCCGGCAGGATCGCCGGACCGTAGCTAGCCACGGCCGGGTTGAACGAATTGTTGGCGCGCACCGGGTAGTTGTAGGCGTAGCTGTTGTCCGGGAAGGGCGTGTAGCTGATGCCGGAGCCGGCGCGGATGACCGTCCTGTCGTTGAGACGGTAAGCGATGCCGAGGCGGGGCGCGAAGTAGTCCTTGTGGTTGGTGATGCCCAGATTCATCGGGACGCTGCCGTAACCGGCGACCGAGAGGGTGTTCTTGTACGGGTCGTAGTTCGAGAAGCCGCCCTTAAACCGCGGCGTGGCCGGGGGATAGAGTTCCCAGCGGAGGCCGATATTGACGGTCAGCTTGGGGGTGACCAGCCAGCGGTCCTGGAGAAAGAAGAACGACTGCCAGGCGCGGTAGGCCGGGAAGTAGGTGGCCAGGTCGCGGCCGGCGGAACTGGGCACGTCCAGCAGGAAGCTGGCCATGTTGTTCATAAAGCTGGTCTTGGCGCCTGGGATGGAGGTTTGGCCGTCGCCGAAGTTGTAGACGCCGCGCGGGCTGAACGTCTGCATCTGCAGCAAATCGTCACGAACGCGGCGGATGTCGGCGCCCCATTTGATCGTGTGGTTGCCCAACGTCTTGGTCCAGGTGTTGGCAATGTCGATGTTGGCTTCGGCGCGCTTCCAGGGGAGGCTGGCGCTGTAGCCTACCAACGGGTTGCTGTATCCGTTGTTCAAATTGATGCCAACCAGGCCGCTGGAGTAGGCGTCGATGTTGACGCCGGGAATCCCCAGCGCTTCGGACGACTTGGTGCCGAAGTCGGCGTTCTGGGCATCGTTCCGGTAGTGGGCCACGCCCACGCGGAATTCGGAGACCAGGGTGGTGGAGAAGACCCGGTTGTAGTTCAGTCCGGCGCTATAGGTGCGCTGGATGCCGGTGCCGGCGAAGGCGCTCTGGGCCGCGCCGCCGGCCGCGCCGAAGGCAGGGGCCTGGAAAACCACAGGCCGGGCGAAGCTGAAGCGGCCGCTGAGGCGGTCTTTATCCGACTTGTTGTAGTCCATCTTCCAGTCGAGGGAATCGGTGTCCTTGGTGAAGGGCAGCAGGCCGAACCAGTTGTTGGTGTCGCCTGCTGAGGTCGGGGCCGGGACCAAGCCCAGGATCTTGGCGGAGATGGGGTTGATGCGGCTGGTGGGGATGACGTTGTTGGTAAACGGGACGCGGCCCGTGCCGTCGGCATTGCCGGTGGCCGGGTCGTAAATCGGCGTAGTGGAACGGCTTAGGTCGCCCGTGCGAAGGTCCGCGGCTGGAATGTTCAAGCGGTTGGTGTTCGCCTGGTGATCGGTGATTCTCAGATAGTCGCCGAAATAGAACAGCTTGTTCTTGATGATGGCTCCGCCGGCATTGCCGCCGAAGTAGTTGTAAGCCTGGTGGCCCACCGAGGTATCGAAGAAATTGCGGGCGTTCAGCGCGCTGTTGCGCATGAAGTAATAGGCCGCGCCGTGCAGTTCGTTCGTGCCCGACTTGAGCATCACGTTCGTGACGGCGCCGGCCGCGCGGCCCAGTTCCGCGTCAAAGTTGCTGGTCGCCACGTCGACGTTCTGGATGGCTTCGATTGGTGGAATATAGACCTGCAGCAGGCCCGTGCGCTCGTTATTGTCGATGCCCTCGATCTGGTAGTTGTTGCCCATGCGCATCTGCCCGTTGACCTGCGTTTGCAGGGAACTGGCGGCATTGAAGAACTGCGAGTGCTGGAACGACGCGCGGCTGGTGCCGGGCACCAGGTTCAACAGATTCTGGAAGTTACGGTTCGTGCCCAGGGGCAGGTTTTCCGTCTGCACGGCCGACATCTGGCTGCCCGTGGTCGCCGTTTCCGTCTGGAGCAGGGCGGCCTGGGCAGAGACTTCGATGGTTTCGGAGACGTTGCCGGGTTGCAGGACCAGATCGACGCGGGCCGTGGTATTCACCTGGAGGGTGACTCCCGTCCGGGTTACCTTCTTGAAGCCTGTGACCTCGCTGGTCACACTGTAGGTGCCTGGCGGCAGGTCGGGGTAGTTGTAATTGCCGCTGTCATTGGTCGTCGCCGTTTTGGTGACGCCGGTATTGGTTTCGGTCAAAGTGACTTTGACGTTGGGAACGGACGCTCCGCTCGCGTCTGTTACGGTGCCCAGCAGGGTGCCGTTCACGGCTTGCGCTACAAGCGTCAAGGTGGCGGCTACAAACATGACAAGAAGGGCTGCAATCGTTCTGGACTTCAAATCCGACCCCTTTGATGAACGTGGACTAACTTGTATATTTACCCGGGCCAAGTCAGTCATTCCAGAAGCCCGCCCGTCAATTCTGCACCGACTGGCCCGTCAGTTGGCGTTTAACCGGTTTGCTAACGGCACGCTACGTTGTTGAAAGGTAAGGCGATCTTTGGAAATTGCTGCAAAACGGTTAAGGTGTTAGCATTGCTGAGGCGTAACATGGCACAGAAGGCCACCCCAGATCCGGTGCCGTCCTCCGCAAGCTCCAATGCCGCGTCGCCCGACGCCGAGGTGCTCTTCGAGTTGCGCCAGGTTCTGGAGAGCTCGGAATTCGCCGGCTCCGAGCGTGGACGGACGCTACTGGTTTACCTGGTTGAGAATGCCCTCAGCGGCGGCTTGGAGCGGCTGAAGGAAAGGACGATCGGAATCGAGATCTTCGGCCGCGATGCATCCTACGATACTGGCCAGGATGCGATTGTGCGGGTCTCGGCGAACAGCGTGCGAAAACGGCTGCAGGCCTATTACAGCCGGGTCCCCGCTGCCAGCCGAGTCCGGATTGTCCTGCCCGCCGGCACCTATGTCCCTGAATTTCAGCGTGTTGTAGAGGAACCGGTGGACGTGCCCGGGCCCGCGGAGGTCCCCCAAGGCCCGACTGCCCGGCCGCCCAATGCTTTCCTCTCCAAGATGCGGCTGAGCTTCGCCCTTGTAGTACTGGTGTTGGCTTGCGCCGTGCTCGGCTATCAGAACTGGAAGTTTCGATCGGCCGTTGCGGTGTCGGTCCGCCCGGATGTGCTCCCCTGGTCGGGTTTCGCCGGCCGTGCCGATGCGGGCATTATCCTCACCGACGCGAACTTCACGCTGCATAAGTCGTTCAGCCATCGGGAAATGACGCTCGCCGAATACTCGAGCCTCGACTGGCTGTACGAGCTGAAGGCACAGGCGCCGGCGATGCTTCCGCTGAGCGGGGTACCCTACACGAGCGTCGCCAGCGCGGTCACCGCCTCGAGGATCGCGATCCTCCTCGATCGCTGGGGCGTCACGTCGTTTGTCCGTTCCGCGCGGAACATGCAGGTGGACGACTTCAAGGAAGACCGGCCGATGATCCTGCTGGGCAGTGCTCCGTCCAATCCGTGGGTGGAGCTGATCCATGACCGCCTGAATTTCCACGTCAGCGTGGATGTTGTGCGTGGAATGCAACTAGTGCTGAACCGGTCACCGCGCCAGGGCGAACAGGCGTCCTACGTCCCGACAGCGCAGAATCAGACCGCGGGAGTCGCCTATGCCGTGGTGGCCTTGATGCCCAATCTGGCCAACAAGGGACCGATTCTGCTGATCGCCGGCACGAACGCCAACGCGACACAAGCGGCGGGGGAGTTTTTGACGGACCTGCCGTTGCTGAGGTCTGAACTGGCGGGGCGGAAGATTCTGCCAGGGCGGAAGGTACAGAAGATGGAGTTGTTGCTGAGGGTGGACTGCATGAATT encodes the following:
- a CDS encoding FAD binding domain-containing protein — translated: MQPFEYASPKTLKEALALLGSGWDDAAVLAGGTDLLSLMKDGVVAPKRVVNIKEIAELKGITKTATGVRIGAAVTVDELLSNAIVRAALPALTQAAHGITSPQIRNMGTVGGDLCQRPRCWYFRAGFGLLPKHEGKDLVIEGDNRYHAIFGDGAAKFVSASSFGPALVAMGAKVKLASAGGTREVDAAKFFVAPSNNDAREVALLPNEILTEIMVPVKAGEKSATYEVRQKDAMDWPLAAASVTLTMKGSTVASASIVLGHVGPTPYWAEKASSLLAGKAITEETAEAAGKAAVEGAKPLSQNTYKVQLASVAVKRALLAAAGVKS
- a CDS encoding xanthine dehydrogenase family protein molybdopterin-binding subunit, producing the protein MPNYSWPPMASRKVIGQRLSRTDGIEKASGRAKYNSDLNKPGMLHAVLLTSPFAHAKVKSIDTSAAEKHAGVAAVRVIAPAGTEIQWAGWEIAVVAASTELAARDAVQKIKIEYDIMPHVVVENDLKKVRTRAKPAGEQLEGDPDQAMKEADVTLEASYGIPTLTHCCLEPHGQVIGWGADGKVEFNPSTQSVTSIRGDLARLLSIPTTDIHVHQDHVGGGFGSKFQPDRWGVEAAQLSKAAGGKPVKLFLDRPTELMIAGCRPSGFLNVKLGAKKDGTLTVWQSESWASGGIGGGGSPPIPYVFTKVPNRRQNHTAVSLNTAPIRAWRAPNHQQASYLTCAPLEDLAAKLKMDPLDMFIKNANLTQREDTYVRQLKKAAELSDWKKLWHPRGDAGKGPIKRGLGIGVNTWGGAGHDSTARTTIHPDGTVEVELGSQDLGTGTRTIIAQVAAETLGLRVPDIRVKLGDTNYPPSGTSGGSTTVGGVTSSTRKATVNALDKLLAEVAGGLGAPADQLEAVDGKIQVKGNATKSLTWKAACQKLGVKTVSETGSNVPREAAKEGLNTGGVGGVQIADVSVDVETGVVKMNKLVAVQDIGLVVNPKTAESQVFGACIMSICGALMEERIMDELTGRMLNADMEFYKLAGIKDIGEIVVHFEIDELNDKRGVIGLGEPPAIGGIAAISNAVANAIGTRVPTVPMSPMNVLDALSGRKS
- a CDS encoding (2Fe-2S)-binding protein translates to MSEILDPENREKRKGRGFSRRGFMQGIGVTGAVAPALLPEQAQAQTPPGVMGPGAVAITLNINGKPMKATVEPRETLLDTLRNQLDITGAKRVCDRGTCGACSVLVNGKVSYACSILAIDAQGKQITTIEGFAMSGGKPHAVVQAFVNNDAQQCGYCTPGFVVASKAFLDHTPNPTYEQVKDGLGGNLCRCGTYVGVRKAVLEAAKMMKGGSNA
- a CDS encoding TonB-dependent receptor, whose translation is MKSRTIAALLVMFVAATLTLVAQAVNGTLLGTVTDASGASVPNVKVTLTETNTGVTKTATTNDSGNYNYPDLPPGTYSVTSEVTGFKKVTRTGVTLQVNTTARVDLVLQPGNVSETIEVSAQAALLQTETATTGSQMSAVQTENLPLGTNRNFQNLLNLVPGTSRASFQHSQFFNAASSLQTQVNGQMRMGNNYQIEGIDNNERTGLLQVYIPPIEAIQNVDVATSNFDAELGRAAGAVTNVMLKSGTNELHGAAYYFMRNSALNARNFFDTSVGHQAYNYFGGNAGGAIIKNKLFYFGDYLRITDHQANTNRLNIPAADLRTGDLSRSTTPIYDPATGNADGTGRVPFTNNVIPTSRINPISAKILGLVPAPTSAGDTNNWFGLLPFTKDTDSLDWKMDYNKSDKDRLSGRFSFARPVVFQAPAFGAAGGAAQSAFAGTGIQRTYSAGLNYNRVFSTTLVSEFRVGVAHYRNDAQNADFGTKSSEALGIPGVNIDAYSSGLVGINLNNGYSNPLVGYSASLPWKRAEANIDIANTWTKTLGNHTIKWGADIRRVRDDLLQMQTFSPRGVYNFGDGQTSIPGAKTSFMNNMASFLLDVPSSAGRDLATYFPAYRAWQSFFFLQDRWLVTPKLTVNIGLRWELYPPATPRFKGGFSNYDPYKNTLSVAGYGSVPMNLGITNHKDYFAPRLGIAYRLNDRTVIRAGSGISYTPFPDNSYAYNYPVRANNSFNPAVASYGPAILPDGSVATFQKGFPAPIQVPIPDSGIITNPDKNQAYFVVNPGYKNPHVISWNFAIQRQLPMQLALDVTYVGNHGVNTGLNYNLNAATVVGQGNNGLPQFGPFGRTASTNLLFAGFSSMYNALQVKLDRRFQTGLTMTTAYTYGKGMAFQDGDDGGAAYYINFRRNYARTNWDRTHTFVQSYVYELPIGKGHPFLNSGWASHGLGGWKVNGVLTLMSGMPVNFSYSAAGLSAPGNSQSPNQIAPIEVLHGINVGNPWFSTGSFAAPETGVFGNLGRNNFSGPGFFNLDFSLFKIFRISERMGLEIRAESFGITNTAQFNNPNTTLGNANFGFITGAGGGRNMQLGAKLTF